Below is a genomic region from Chloroflexota bacterium.
AAGCCCGATGCTCCCAACTACAACAACTTCATCCAGGCGTCCGATGAGATGTACGAGTGGCTGGGGATCGTGGCCCCTGCCTACGCGCGAACCCGCGTGTACTACAACCCCGGCGTCAGCGGCGTGCCGTGGATTCACGGCACAATCGCGGCGGCCAGGGCGGCCCTGTTCTCCGAGTTCAACCAGGGCGCGCTGTTCTGGAACTTCATGGGGCATGCCTCCGAGCACCAGTGGGTGGCCGACCGCCTGCTCCACGTGGACGATGTGCCGGCCCTGGCCAACGGCGCGCGCCTGCCGGTGCTCCTGGAGATGACCTGCCAGACCGGGCAATTCCACCTGCCGGTGGCGTCGCCAACCCAGGAATGCCTGGCCGAGCAGTTGATTCGCCACGCGGGCGGGGGCACCGTGGCCAGTTGGTCCTCCACCGGATGGGGGATGGCGACGGGCCACGATGTCATGCAGCAGGGGTTCTACGACGCCGTGTTTGCGCAGGGGATTCGGCAGTTGGGTCCCGCGGTGGCTATTGGCACGGTTTGTGCATACAACGCAGGGTACAGCGACCTGGTGGATACGTTTGTGTTGTTTGGCGACCCTGCGCTGTTCGTGCGTTAGGGAACGCCAGGGGGCAGGGGCGCGAAACCTGCCTCTCGGCGAGATTAGAGATTGGCCCCAGGGTAGTGCCTTTAGGGAGGAAAGGGAGATGTACATCATGAACCGCAATAGACTGGCTCTGGCGGGGCTTGTGCTGTTGATGGGCCTGTTGGCGTTGGCCCTGGCGCCGGAAAGCCCGCCTGCGGGCACGGCGCTGGCGTTGGGGTTCACGTCCACGCCGACGTTCACGCCCGAGGCCCCAACGGCGACACCCGTCCCGCCCACGGCAACGGCCACACCTGTGCCGCCCACGGCCACGGCGACGGCTGTCCCGCCGACCGCCACGAGCGTGCCGACCATCGCGCCACAGCCCACGCAGCCGCCCGCGCCGCAGCCGACGCAGCCGCCTGCGCCGGAGCCGACCGCCACGCCGGTCGCCGCGCCGTCCAAGTCGGTGCCGAAGACCGGATCGGGCCTGTTGGGTATCGTGGTGGCCGGGGCGCTGGCCGTGATCCTGGTAGGCGTCCGGAAGGCCCGCACGCGCGCTATCCACGAATAACACGAATCCGCACGAATGGGGAATAGGTGTAGACCCGTAGGGCGGCTTTCCATAGCCGCCGGAAGGGACAGGTATGGAAACCTGCCCCTACGGTTGCCATCCACGAATAACGCGAATGCGCACGAATGGGGAATGGATACGTAGGGCGGCTTTCCATGGCCGCCGGAGGGAGGGGGCAGGTGTGGGAACCTGCCCTCCTCGTTTCCACCGAGAAGGGCACGGGCACTACCGCCCTGTTGCCAGATTTGCGCGGTCGGTTCAAGTGTGCTATAATGCGGCCAGAAAGGGTTTGATTTGAGCCATGAGCGTTAAGGAGGACAGCGTGCCGCTCACGAAGTCTGAGAAAGACAACATCATCCAGCAATATCACATGCATCCGGCCGACACCGGTTCGCCCGAGGTGCAGATTGCGCTGTTGACCACTCGCATCAATCAGTTGATTGAGCACCTGAAGGTGCACAAGCACGACGAGCACTCCAGGCGAGGGCTGCTGAAACTGGTTGGGCAGAGGCGTCGCCACCTGGCCTATCTGAGCCGCAAGGACGTCAATCGCTATCGGGCGATTGTGGATCGGCTTGGCTTGCGCAAGTAAATGGCGCCGGTCATCTCTCTATACGTTTTGGCGAAACGAGTAGATGAGCACCACACAGCATCTACTCGTTTGACATTCTAGCGCAGGAGGTGTACAAAACTCAAGCGAAAAGACGGCTGAAACCCTGACAATATGATTTCACCCTGGGGCGGATGGTACAGGAATTGGGGAGTACCTCTCACTCGGTGGGGGATAGTCCCCAGTCCCTGACCTCCGTACCCAGGAAACTTACGGAGGTTAGAATTGAATACAGTACACAGATTTACAGCCAAAGTGGGCGAACACGACATCATCGTGGAGACGGGATTGCTCGCCCAGCAGGCCGGCGGCGCGGTTACAGTGCGCTGCGGCGACACCATGATTTTGGCGACGGCGACCGCATCCAAGGAGCCGCGCGAGGGCGTGGATTTCTTCCCCCTCACCGTGGACTATGAGGAGCGGCTCTACGCCGCAGGACGTATCCCCGGCGGGTTCTTCAAGCGAGAGGGCAGGCCCTCGGAAGAAGCCATTCTCCTGTGCCGATTGACGGATCGGCCGCTGCGCCCCTTGTTCCCCAAGGGATTCCGCAACGACGTGCAGATCATCGTTACGGCCCTTTCTGCCGACCAGGAGAACTACCTGGACATCCTGTCCATCATCGGCGCGTCGGCGGCCCTCACCATCTCCGACATTCCCTTCCAGGGGCCGGTGGGTGCGGTACGCGTGGGCTACATAGACGGCCGCTTCGTCTTCAACCCCACCGCCAGCGAGATGGCCAACAGCGAGATGGACTTGCGCCTGGCGGGTACCGCCGACGCGGTCCTCATGGTGGAAGCGGGGGCCGACGAAGTGCCCGAAAGCCTCATGCTGGATGCGATCCGCGCGGGCCACGAAGCCATGCAAGACGTGATCCGCATGCAGAACGAGATGGCCGCGGCCATCGGGAAGCCCAAGCGCGATTTCACGCTGCACGCGGTGCCCGAGGAGACGCGCCAATGGACGCTGGAGCAAATCGGCGACCGAATCCACCAGATTCTGACGGCGGGCCTGTCCAAGGAGGAGCGAAACACCGCCCTGGACAACCTGGCGGCGGAGTTGGTGGAGAAGGCGGGCGAGCAGTTCGGGGCCGCCGATGTGAAAGAGGTGTTTGAGGAGACCCTGCGGGCCGCCATGCGCGCCCAGGTGCTGGACAAAGGCATCCGCGTGGACGGGCGTGGGCTGCGCGACATCCGCCCCATCTCGTGCCAGGTCGGCCTGCTGCCTCGCGCTCATGGGTCCGGGCTGTTCACGCGGGGCGAGACACAAGTGCTCACCATCGCCACGCTGGGGACAAGCGCCGACGAACAGATTTTGGACACGGTGGCGACCGTAGGGGCAAAGCGCTACATGCATCACTACAACTTCCCGCCCTACAGTACAGGCGAAGTGAGACCGTTGCGCGGGCCCGGCCGCCGCGAGGTGGGCCACGGCGCGCTGGCCGAGCGGGCGTTGCTGCCCGTCATCCCGCCGCAAGAGAGGTTCCCCTACACCATCCGCCTGGTGTCCGAAGTCCTTTCGTCCAACGGCTCCACGTCCATGGCGTCGGTGTGCGGGAGCACGCTGGCACTGATGGACACGGGCGTCCCCATCAAGGCACCGGTCGCGGGCGTCGCCATGGGTCTTATCAAGGAGGGCGACCGCTACGCAGTCCTGACCGACATCCTGGGGATGGAAGATCACCTGGGCGACATGGACTTCAAAGTGGCCGGCACCCGCGAGGGCGTAACGGCCTTGCAGATGGACATCAAGGTCAAGGGTCTGGACTACAACATCCTGGATCAGGCGCTGCAGCAGGCGCACGAGGCCCGCATGTACATCCTGGACAGGATGCTGGAGGTCATAGACAAGCCTCGCTCTAGCCTGTCGCCCTTCGCGCCGCGCATCGTCATGGTGAAGATCCCGCAGGAGAAGATCGGCGCGCTCATCGGCCCGGGCGGCAAGACCATCCGCAGCATCCAGGAGCAGACCGGCGCCAAGATAGATGTGGAAGAGGACGGCACGGTGTACATCTCCGCGCTGGAAGGCCCCGGCGGGATGGAGGCCGAACGCATGGTTCGCGCCCTGACCGAGGAGGCTACCATCGGCAAAATCTACACCGGCAAGGTTGTCCGCACGACGGACTTCGGCGCCTTCGTGGAGATTCTGCCGGGGACCGACGGCCTGGTGCACATCTCGCAGTTGGCCGATTACCGCGTTCCCAGCGTGGAGGACGTGGTCAAGGTCGGCGACGAGATCATGGTGATGGTCATTGACATAGACAAGGACGGCAAGATCAAGTTGTCGCGGCAGGCCGTGCTGGAAGGCTGGACGGCGGAGGAAGCCAGGGCGCGCGACCGCAAGCCGAGCGGCGGCCCGAGGCCCGGCGGCGACCGGCCCCGTTCCGGCGGCGACCGCCGCGGAGGCAGACCCCCGCAGAGGCGATAGGCCCATGATGGAAGACGACGCTCCAGGATTGCCTGAATCGCCAACCGAACCGCCGCAGCAGCGCGCCGGGGCGGGCTGGTTCCGAGAGTTGTTGGAGACGGTCCTTCCCGCCGTGCTGCTGGCGCTCGTCATCAACCTGTTCCTGGCCCAGGCCACGCGGGTCTTCGGCCAGAGCATGGAGCCCAACCTGCACACCGACCAGCGCATCGTGGTGGAGAAACTGTCGTATCGGTTCCACCTGCCGCGGCGAGGGGACGTGGTGGTGCTCAAGTTGCCCCGCGACCCGTCGGAGTTGCTTATCAAGCGCGTGATCGCGCTTCCGGGCGAGACGGTGGAAATCCGCGATGGCGCGGTCTGGATAGACGGCCAGCCGCTGGACGAGCCTTACCTGGCGCAGCCCACGGCGGGCCAGATGGCCCCGCTCACGGTGCCCGAAGGGCATGTGTTCGTCCTCGGCGACAACCGAGGCTACAGCAACGATTCGCGTGCCTTTGGGCCGGTGCCGCTGGAAAACATCCTGGGGCATGCCTGGCTTTCCTACTGGCCGCCTAACGCCATCGGGTTTGTGGACTAGGCGGTGAACAACAAGCGCCCGCCCCGTGGTGGGCGCTTGTGCTACCTTCGGTGAGTTCGCATGGCCGAGCAGAAGTGGAGCGACAGAACAAAGCAGTGGGTATTGGCGGGGATTATCGTTCTCACCGCCGTGGCGTTCTACCAGTTCCGGCGCATCCTCACGCCGGTAGTGCTGGCGCTCATCCTCGCCTACGTGCTGAACCCCGCCGTGTCGTTTTTGCACCGCAGGCTGCGCGTGCCACGTACGCTGGCGGCGCTGCTGGTCTTGCTCATCCTGCTGGGCCTCATCGCCCTTGTGCCCATCCTCATCATCCCCGCGCTGGTGGATCAGGTGCGGGGGCTCAACCTGAACATCCAGCAGATGCTGGATGCGGCCATCTCGTTCCTCAAAGGCCCTATCGTCATCGCGGGCTTCACCGTTGAGACGGCCCAACTGTACGAGCAACTATCCTCGTCGTTGCAGTCCATGCTCTCCTCAATCGCCACGTCATCCGTGAGCCTGCTCCTGAACGTCGCCTCCGGCCTGGCGTGGTTCGTCCTCGTCCTGGTGCTGGCGTTCTGGTTCGTGAAGGATGCGCCCTACATCCGCGAGAAGGTCATGGGGTTGGCCCCCGTGCGCTACCAGCGGGACATGCGGCTGCTCCTGGTGCAGGTGGTGCGCGTCTGGCAGGCGTTCTTCCAGGGACAGTTGATCCTGTGCCTGGTGGTGGGCGTGGCCGTGGCGGTGGTCATGGCCATTGTCGGCCTGCCCTATGCGCTGCTGATGGGCCTCATCGCCGGCGTGCTGGAACTCATCCCCAACGTGGGACCCACGCTCGCCGCCGTGCCGGCCGTTGTGGTGGCGCTCGTGAGCGGCTCCAGTTACCTGCCGCTGACGCCGTTCTGGTTCGCGGTACTGGTGGCGGGGCTGTACGTTCTCATCCAGCAGGTGGAGAACAACGTGCTGGTCCCGCGCATCATGGGCTATAGCCTGAACCTGCACCCGCTGG
It encodes:
- the rpsO gene encoding 30S ribosomal protein S15, with amino-acid sequence MPLTKSEKDNIIQQYHMHPADTGSPEVQIALLTTRINQLIEHLKVHKHDEHSRRGLLKLVGQRRRHLAYLSRKDVNRYRAIVDRLGLRK
- a CDS encoding polyribonucleotide nucleotidyltransferase, encoding MGEHDIIVETGLLAQQAGGAVTVRCGDTMILATATASKEPREGVDFFPLTVDYEERLYAAGRIPGGFFKREGRPSEEAILLCRLTDRPLRPLFPKGFRNDVQIIVTALSADQENYLDILSIIGASAALTISDIPFQGPVGAVRVGYIDGRFVFNPTASEMANSEMDLRLAGTADAVLMVEAGADEVPESLMLDAIRAGHEAMQDVIRMQNEMAAAIGKPKRDFTLHAVPEETRQWTLEQIGDRIHQILTAGLSKEERNTALDNLAAELVEKAGEQFGAADVKEVFEETLRAAMRAQVLDKGIRVDGRGLRDIRPISCQVGLLPRAHGSGLFTRGETQVLTIATLGTSADEQILDTVATVGAKRYMHHYNFPPYSTGEVRPLRGPGRREVGHGALAERALLPVIPPQERFPYTIRLVSEVLSSNGSTSMASVCGSTLALMDTGVPIKAPVAGVAMGLIKEGDRYAVLTDILGMEDHLGDMDFKVAGTREGVTALQMDIKVKGLDYNILDQALQQAHEARMYILDRMLEVIDKPRSSLSPFAPRIVMVKIPQEKIGALIGPGGKTIRSIQEQTGAKIDVEEDGTVYISALEGPGGMEAERMVRALTEEATIGKIYTGKVVRTTDFGAFVEILPGTDGLVHISQLADYRVPSVEDVVKVGDEIMVMVIDIDKDGKIKLSRQAVLEGWTAEEARARDRKPSGGPRPGGDRPRSGGDRRGGRPPQRR
- the lepB gene encoding signal peptidase I, with product MEDDAPGLPESPTEPPQQRAGAGWFRELLETVLPAVLLALVINLFLAQATRVFGQSMEPNLHTDQRIVVEKLSYRFHLPRRGDVVVLKLPRDPSELLIKRVIALPGETVEIRDGAVWIDGQPLDEPYLAQPTAGQMAPLTVPEGHVFVLGDNRGYSNDSRAFGPVPLENILGHAWLSYWPPNAIGFVD
- a CDS encoding AI-2E family transporter, producing MAEQKWSDRTKQWVLAGIIVLTAVAFYQFRRILTPVVLALILAYVLNPAVSFLHRRLRVPRTLAALLVLLILLGLIALVPILIIPALVDQVRGLNLNIQQMLDAAISFLKGPIVIAGFTVETAQLYEQLSSSLQSMLSSIATSSVSLLLNVASGLAWFVLVLVLAFWFVKDAPYIREKVMGLAPVRYQRDMRLLLVQVVRVWQAFFQGQLILCLVVGVAVAVVMAIVGLPYALLMGLIAGVLELIPNVGPTLAAVPAVVVALVSGSSYLPLTPFWFAVLVAGLYVLIQQVENNVLVPRIMGYSLNLHPLVVLLGVLMGASMAGVLGIFLAAPTLATLRVIGRYVYRKLLDQEPFPEVEPRPTAPEPPIGALRRDVVKAVLFDLDGTLIDSDDAAIHAWARRLKPVAWLFRDRNPEPFLRRVVMNGEGWVNGALTLLDRVGLDGVVFALRDVLRVIWRGKRGEFLPVDNIGPMLERLGERYRLGVVTTRNREAARAFLRQIGFDGRFEVVIAREDVRRLKPHPQPVQKAAEALGLSPAEVVMVGDTSLDIRSAKAAGAQAVGVLCGLGMLDDLRHADLILATTADLVSHLLDG